AGAACCATAGCAGAATTCAGTCTATTATTTAACAAGTCGATAACAGTAGAAAAAAATTGCTTCATGATGGTATCATCTCGTCAAAAAGGATTACTTACCTTTACCAATCATATACTCGTAAACAGAGTAAAAAGATCCATACGCTAAAGGTGCACAAAAGAAGCTCTGCAGTGATTGACCCGCCAGCTCGGCCTGATGCGATAATCAAACCTCATCCGAAAAGTTGACTGATAAGTCCCAATAATGACCAACGCCAACATCAGAAAACACCTTACGTGCAGCATTTTCAGTCCTGCACTCGTGCACCAAAAACCTATGAAAATTCGGTTTTGCAACACTCCCCTGCCATACCAGCACACACTTATTCTTGACTTTCTCATCATCATGATCTTCACCTTCATTCTCTTGTTTCACAGCATCAGTCCAGTTTATACGTTTTAACATCAACTTCTGATAACGCTTTATGGACTTATTACCGCCTTCCACTACCACAACACAGATACCTTCAGAGATAACCGCACATCCCGACAGCCGATTCTCTTGGGCATTAACACCAACTTTATACCTTGTCTGGGGATGAGAAAGTTCGTTAATTTTGTAAACAGATACAATTGTCTCAAGGGTATCATTGTCATCAAAAAGTTTACGTTCTTTTTTTTCACGTCTTTCGGCTGGTGTTAGCTTCCGCGCTATGTTTCTGTCAACATGGGCTTGTTCACGTTCGGCTGCAGCACTCCTTATCTCCATTTCAAGCCGGGTCGGGTCTTGGGTCGCTTCTGAACCAAGAACTCTCattaaattgctcattttgactttCGGTTTGGGAGGTTCTAGAAGGCCTTGTCTAAtcatttcttgacggtttttctcaGTAGCTAAGCGTCTCTGAGTGCGGAGCTTTTTGCGTTCTTTTTGGGTAAGTTTTAAGGGTTGAGGTGGCGGTGGAGCAGGTTCAGCTGGTGGTTCAATAGGACGGGGGTGTTCAACGTATAATGTGACTTTTTCTTTCTTAAGTACGTCTTCTGCTAACCCACCTTCAGTAATGTTCCCATAACTACCAGAATCCAAAAGTGTTACGTCCCTGAATATTTAAAACTTAATCAGAAAATATAACTGGAACTAGAAATATCATTAGTCAACGTCGTTTTAATAACATGGTCCCCATCAGACAACTACTTTCGCATACAAGTAATAGATAAAACACTGCCATTAACGGTAATGGTTATTGATATAAGTGGCAAGATGTACAGAAGGACAGGTGGGCAAAACTTGACAGGTCAAAACAGCTTTAGTTGAAACATGTTGACAAAAAAAGTTCAAATATGAGTTAATTcaggttaaaaaaaaaatattattgcaaTAACAATCTATATCGTAGGTAAGAATGAGTACAACTTACCACCACTCGACATCAGGAATCGGATCTTTTGGCTTTTCTTTGATAATAATTCTCTCTGATACCTCTATCAGATTCGGATTAATATC
This window of the Rutidosis leptorrhynchoides isolate AG116_Rl617_1_P2 chromosome 7, CSIRO_AGI_Rlap_v1, whole genome shotgun sequence genome carries:
- the LOC139857570 gene encoding protein RDM16-like isoform X3 is translated as MVIKEKVMLKMNCMVVPMPMVMHLNHTLRHLEPDKRRLWDTVTLLLSTDGSSADAGKSGGISLDALSKAKATLLKRKELAEKMKKIPLLNKGNNSSTERSSQMSTKEVSKVSSGSGLLPVPPQPVTATGSTASMQLFGSGVPQLAGLTAPKFEAVKRAQELAAKMGFRQDREFAPLLNMFPGQMPPEVTFQPKPTKAPVLLLDNLGREVDEHGNVVNIPKLNNLSTLKVNINKQKKDAFQILKPELEVDPDKNPHFDPRMGIDKVKLLRPKKMTFQFVEEGKWAKEAEIIKLKSQFGEAQAREFRAKQAQLAKAKAEPDINPNLIEVSERIIIKEKPKDPIPDVEWWDVTLLDSGSYGNITEGGLAEDVLKKEKVTLYVEHPRPIEPPAEPAPPPPQPLKLTQKERKKLRTQRRLATEKNRQEMIRQGLLEPPKPKVKMSNLMRVLGSEATQDPTRLEMEIRSAAAEREQAHVDRNIARKLTPAERREKKERKLFDDNDTLETIVSVYKINELSHPQTRYKVGVNAQENRLSGCAVISEGICVVVVEGGNKSIKRYQKLMLKRINWTDAVKQENEGEDHDDEKVKNKCVLVWQGSVAKPNFHRFLVHECRTENAARKVFSDVGVGHYWDLSVNFSDEV